Part of the Scomber japonicus isolate fScoJap1 chromosome 6, fScoJap1.pri, whole genome shotgun sequence genome, CCTCAGTTTGATTAATTAAGTAATACTGCAACTATTAAGATGTCAATGCTCTTTACCCATGACCCCCTCCTTGTTTCttacccccctccccttctctaGCTTGTCCACAGGGGACCTATGGGCAGGCATGTAACAGTCTTTGCCGTTGTCAGAATGGAGGCTCGTGTGACCCTGTGACCGGGAAGTGTTTGTGCCCCCCTGGGGTGCAAGGCCTGCTCTGCGAGGATGGTTTGTATGCTCTCACTCATGTAGATGCTATCAAAATAACCAGGCTTTAGGTTATCCTTCAACATGTGCTGAATGTGCCCTGAAAACATCTTTTTGGATTTTAACTGCTGTCTTATTTAAAGGTTACTGGTAATACAGGGAAGCATATTTTACAGAACTTTGCATCCTGTCGTAAAGTGTGACAGCCCTCTGACATTATTCATTTTCACAGGTTGTCCAAGGGGTTATTTCGGAAGGTACTGCAACAGGAAGTGTAATTGTCCCAACAATGGACACTGCCATCGTCTGTATGGAGCATGCCTGTGCTCCCCAGGATTATATGGCCGCTTCTGCCACCTGCGTGAGTAAAAAgttacatatatatactatctgatattatataatgtttataataataatgacactgATActatcacaaaataaaacatacattacaAGCTTTATGtcactaattaaaaaaacacattacaattaTGTGAGAAATGATTAACTCTTAATGCAAAATAACACTGGATAATTGGCTGTATACAAATAATGTGAACATGAAATTAGCATGTGCACATTTTTAGCCATGAAAAGTATCAATTGAAACCATAGGTTTTGACGTCAGCTGCTTATTTCCAACAAAACTCCTTCTTAGGTCCATAAATGGACACTGTTTCAcagcacatacatacagtattgttAGTTTTCTTAAACTGACAAACTGCTTTAAGGTTATGTTTATTAAATGATGTACAAGTAATGTACACAGATCCTCAGCTTCCAGCCTTCTTTTGATGTTGTGTTTACTCTTCATCGCTGGCTGTACACGGCCGTTTTGACGGTGGCACCAGATGAGAAGGAAGCTCTCGGGGAAGCCAGTGTCCCTCCAGTTTTGCCTCAATAAGGTAGACGGCCAAAGCAAACTCCTCATTGTCTAGCATGCCATCACCATCTATGTCAGACAGCCTCCAGATATGAGCAAGCACAGAGTTGGGCAGAAGGAGGGTTGTCATCCACTCCTTGACTTTGGTGCCATTCAGTTTGCCCTCGTTTGGACTGAGGTTGTAGAAAATCTCATCATATTTTGGCTTGTACCTTTCCACAACCCACTCATTGGAATCTATTCCATTGCTGTCATCATCTTTGAGTTCCTTGAAGGGATGTCTCTTGTAATGCTCAGGCCTGAATGTTCCCAGAAATTCACCATCCATCACCCCATGAAGTGATTTCTTCCTCAGTTCTTGTTGTTGGAGTAAGGGCACCAGGTTTGCTATGTCATTGCTCAGGAGTTTGTCCAAAGAAGCCATCAGACTTGGTTTTAATGTCTTGAATTTTGAGAAATCTTGACCCAAAAGTCgttcctgaaaatgtcagatTGAAAATTTTAATGATTAACAAGGCTCTCAGACACACAGGTAAGAAGGGACATAGATTCTGAAACTATGGTATTGATGCAGCAAATAAAAAGTAGCATGTGACCTGCATCCTGGTGCAGTCAGGGAAGTCCCCAGCTGGGACTCTGTGCTGTTGCTGGATCTTGGTGAAAATTACAGGAAGCTGGTAGATGAGATTGTGCTTTTTGCTTTCTTTGCAAAAAATGGTTGGCATCTCCTGCTTCAGGTAGCTAATAATGTGTGCATGAGCCTAGGAGGGGACAAAGCACAAATGAGACACAAAATCACTATAACTGAAGCTCAGTTAATTCAGAATACTTCCTCTGAGATCTCTCACCCTCACTAAGCGTGCCCTCTTCACCAAGTCGTTCAGTTTTCGCACTGCAGCATTGCGTGGAAGGTTCCTTATGTCAGCCAAgagatcctcctcctccagctctaTCAGCTCGTAGTGGTCACACACCTGCCTAGGCTCTGACCAGAAAGATCCAATGTAAACCCGCAAGATCTCAGGGGTTCGAAACACTTTCCCCAGTGACCACATGAGGGCACCGTACACTCTCATGAGCTGCTGAGAGTCCACCCTGTCAGCTTTGTTAAGAACTACACGCAACTTGTCCTCGTAGCCGCACAGAGCCCCAAAGGCCCGTGTGAGCTCATCAGAGAACTCCAGTTTATGTGCATCAAACAGCAGGATGATTCGATCCACACGCTCTGCAAACCAGCGCAGCACTGCTGGGAAGTCATAGCCTGAGGACAAGGAACAAAAACACAGGGTTTTCATTAACACTGTATGTAATGTGGCAGGCCTCACTGCCTCGAGACTTAGAGGAACATGTAACATATCCCAGTTGTCCGGTCACACCCATCACTTAATGTGTCCATAAAACATGGCAAAGGCTGCTCTGTTACTTGCTGCTTATCTCCTCCCAACTCATTGTCAAATTACTTTCATCTGCTGTGCTTTTCAGTGAAAAGCAcactttttcagtgaaaagcACAGCACTTCTCTAAAGGAGTTTAAATCCTGCTGGTGGCAACAATGCTGGATATATAGAGGTAAAGACTTAAATTCCTACTGATCCAGAGATAGAAGTTAGAAGGAAATTAGGTGTCCTATCTCACCTCGGCTTAGTTTTCTCTTGGCTGCAGTCAAGATGCCTGGTGTGTCGATAATGCTGATACTCTCAAGGACCTTGTTTGGTGTCTGAACACATTGAAACCTgcaaaggaaacatttttttcagcataaaatagtcaaaataaTCTCACATCTGTcactattattaaaaaaaagttgatttaactaataaataatgaataataataatgtgggcaaaacattatatacaaatataccagaataaatgcataaaaatgaaaaaaaaataaggaaCAACTCTGAAACAAGAAACTATTTCCCCTttctctcaccctccctccttccttcttttccctctttctgtctgtttcccATCACCTGTTCAGAAAGCCATTTCCAAAAGGGTCAAGGTTGCGAAACGGCTTTTTTGGATCCACTGAAAGAGCATTACCAGGGATGATTTCTTCCACTTCTCCATGCATGACAGCAGTGAAGCAGTCAGTGGTTGGCTCTGGCCCAACTCTGCTACCAGGAAAATCTTGTTCTATTAGATACCTgaggacaaacacacatgcaaaccaCCACTATCATCATCCTTTCCACCAACACAGTGCAAGACATTTAACAGGACACATTCGACATACactgcagttttttaaaaacatatcaaaCTTTGAAATCATGATTACCTGATAAAAGTTGTCTTTCCTGTTGAGTACTGACCTATCACCAGCACCATTGGTTTGTTATCAAAGTCTGCATCCTCATAGCTCGGAGAGTGGAACTGATGAAAAGAATAGTATTTCTCTATCGGCAGCAGCCTCTTGTAATAAAGATTCCTCAACTCTTCTGTCACCATATTGACATCCCCAGGTGTTTTAGGGGTTCTCCTAAGCCTCCGGATGGACATTGCGATGGATTTTTGCGTGTTAAGCTCTCTGTGTGGAAGCAGCACTCTCTTCTAACACCAAACTGAATGATGGAAGAATGTGGACAAGGAGTATTATCAGATTCTCACAGCTGTCTGCTCCATCCTGCAGCGGGACATTTGGAGGGTGGAGAGGGTGTAACCAGAGCTTGCAGCTGCACCTAACATAAAGCCAACGTCAAGCGGGACAGGGTGGAGTGGAGTTGAATTTTTGTAGCTGAACAGGGACAATCTTGGATAATTTCAAGCAGATTGactgtgtttacattttaaagcgCTTGCATAACTAAATCTTAAATCTTTTTGTTCAATGCTTTTCAGATAAAGTTTGGAGATCTACCAACAACAGCTGCAACAAAGTCAGCCTGATCTCAATTTAAATTTGTAATTATACATTGGAAAGGATGAATGATGCACCCTACTTCCATTTGGCATTTAATCTCATGAAACAGAAGGCAGTAGTACTTAAATTGGCAGAAGTTTGGCTTTGGGATAGCTTGGTTAGTATGGGTGTAGTCATGACATGAGTGAAGTTTTCATCATTGTTTCCCTCTTGAACTATGACCAAATGCTTACAACAACTTTAACAAAAGAATACAAAAATGGCAGTTTTCTTTGCTTAACCTTAAAGATTCCCTCCAGTCACATTTTAAAACGTATGAAAATAATCTGTTTGGATTGGTGCTTAATGCTTAATATGATTTTTTCCACAACCAGTTCAATTAACTGGCTTTTGCGTTTATCAACAAGGTTGATAAATGcaaaatctatgaatatgccAATATCTTTAAGTCTCAAAAGTTAAACTGCTGGATGTAAGATTCAAGagaagtccattctcagtgtatgtgcactggtggcttcaagtttccacatcacactttggTCCAAATTAGTTAAGATGTCCCAGAATTGTCTCCTCTGTACGTTTTATTTTCAGATTTAAGAGCAATGAAACATTCCCCCTTCtgcaaatgaatgtaaaaacaacctTCTAGTGTAAGATAtcacacaaatgttgaaacctAACAAACTcatgttctttgtttttgaatCAGCTTGTCCCAGGTGGACACACGGTGCGGGCTGTTCCAAGGAATGCGTCTGTGTTCGAGAACATTCCACTGGCTGTGACCCCAAAACGGGAAGCTGTTTCTGTAAGCCTGCATACCATGGTCCACAGTGTGAGAAAGGTATATGCACATCACAAAAAATGGTTTCAAATGCATTTGTTTAATCTACTACATTACAGCTGCAACACCCAATGTCCAGGAGTGAGGTTTTCATTTTGTCCACACAGTCAACTTTCTCAGGTCAGCTGGCTTCTCAGTGAGCAGTTATCGACTGTTTCAAAACTTCAAATGTTACAGAGATCCAAGTGTATTTCCTGTTGCAGTAATCATTGTGGTTACAtctggagaggagagacaatACACTTGGAGACATAATGTTTCCATGAAATGCAGTTCCGATTTATTGGTCTGTCATGGAAAAGCGGTTTAAGATGTTGCTGTGAAACCAGTTTACAGTGATCACACAGTCATGTCACTCAAGTTAAGTTGTGACAAACCTGAGTGTCTTAATCTTCCCTTGttctgtgtatgtttatatgtcCCTATGCAGAATGTGAGCCTGGCTTCTTTGGTGCAGGCTGTGAGCAGTCATGTGACTGCACAGGTGGAGGGTCATGTGACCCGAGGACTGGAGAGTGTAACCATCGATGTCCTGCAGGACTTCATGGAGATAAATGTCAGCAGGGTGAGACAGGCTcattaaatgtttctttaatggaGCAACTGTGAATGTGTCAAGATGTGAATTTCAAGATGTATGTGTTAGGTTCCCTAACGTGtgtaataataactaataaagAACTGGCATGCAGTCAAAAATATTTTAGGTGTAACCTCTTCTTTAACTTACAGTTTCTTTTAAACATCTGGCATACATCCATACGATTGTTTGTTACCTTTCAAATGCTTTGAAGTCTTGATGTATAAGGTTGTCTGCAGAGCTCGACTCCACAGCACTCTCATGTGGCCTGAACTTTTACAGTAAACGATCATGGATATATTAACAGTATGCTTGTCTGTTGTGAGAATATGTGAAGCGTGTGGGTGTGCATACTTACTCATGTGTCTACATGTGTGGTTATTGTTTGCAGtcttgtgtgaatgtgtgcctTTGCATATACAGCTTGTACACTGATGACACAAATACAGTAGTTATGAATGGGTTTCAGAATTTCTGCAGCTTTGTCACAATCACGTACAGCATATAAATCTTTCTATATTCTGTCATTCTCTGCAAACTTTGATGGATTGAATGGAGTTAGTGGATGAAATAAACAAGGCTCTCTTTTGAATTCACCTGGTCAGTGCAGGTGTTGTTTCTGTTATAAAATGCACAGCCAAAAACTATAAGTTCTCCTCCACATCAAGGTGTCCTCTGGCTATTTACTCTGCTGGTTGATGGAAAGTTCAGTTTTCTGTGTTCTGATCTAAACTGATACTGAATATTGTTTAGACCTTTTGTTTCTGTGGAGTGGACTAAGATGACAGACTTACAGTATGTCAGCACTAAATGCACAGTCCAGGTCTAGGCTTGCTGAGTTTGTCAAAGctaaatgagagagagagagagagagaaaaaaaaaatctggattGTACTTAGATTAAGTTGCAGACCAGGTCAGGATCAGGGTAATTTACTTCAGTTACTACTTCAGAGGCTATTGGCAGAGgctgaataaataaacagaaaatgattGAGTATTTCTAAAATTTCACTTCTGGAGTTTTCTGTCTTGACCCATTTTTGCAACGTTGTGTAATCTTGTCCTGTGtcttttgcttttgtgtgtgtgtggactgtgAATATTGTGTTGTacactatttattgtgttttgctAGCCTGCTCAGCTGGGAGCTATGGAGAGAGCTGTCGTCTGACCTGTGACTGTGGGGGAGCTGCTTGTGATCCCATAACCGGACAGTGCATCTGTCCTGCTGGGAAGACCGGAGACTCATGTCAGGAAGGTACAAATGTTTtcaacagttttttgttttcgTATTAATTTTAATCTAATTATGTGACAGTAGAATGTAGAAAATGTGATGACATGTGATTGGGGCCAGTTTGAACTCACTGACATTGCAAGCCTGCAGTATTATCTTTTACCACCAGGatgtttgtattgtatgtgCCTCTCTAAGTCAAACCTATTAGAAACCCATCCTTTGCTTTATAGATCACTTGTCCTTATCAGAAAATGTACCCATTTCAGACccttttaatactttttacCCCTAAATTATTCAACAGTAGGTGGCTTTAGGGATTTACCTAGCAATGATTTATACATTATAAGTGGATTACTACTTACTTAATCTGAGAGATACTTTATGCTCCCCAGACTGCACTGTTGGATTCTGGGGGATGAAGTGCCAGTCGTTTTGTCCGCCATGTGAGAATGGAGGCTCCTGCAACAAGCAGACTGGTGTCTGCGACTGCCAGCCCGGCTTCACAGGAACATTCTGCCAAAATGGTGATTTTGCATCATCTTTCTGagatttaacaaacaaaaaactgtaataATGATATTCCTATTAGTTCCTTTGTCCTTTGCTTATTTTACTGCTTAAAGTATTTAGTCATATTTCATTTACAGCACAGATATTCTTTACTATAAACCAAAGTGGATTACTAAAGCATGTTTCCTGTAAATATCATGTTGTCTATAGAGTGTCCCCAAGGTTACTATGGACCAGGCTGTTTAACACGCTGTTCATG contains:
- the LOC128360886 gene encoding EH domain-containing protein 2-like; its protein translation is MSIRRLRRTPKTPGDVNMVTEELRNLYYKRLLPIEKYYSFHQFHSPSYEDADFDNKPMVLVIGQYSTGKTTFIRYLIEQDFPGSRVGPEPTTDCFTAVMHGEVEEIIPGNALSVDPKKPFRNLDPFGNGFLNRFQCVQTPNKVLESISIIDTPGILTAAKRKLSRGYDFPAVLRWFAERVDRIILLFDAHKLEFSDELTRAFGALCGYEDKLRVVLNKADRVDSQQLMRVYGALMWSLGKVFRTPEILRVYIGSFWSEPRQVCDHYELIELEEEDLLADIRNLPRNAAVRKLNDLVKRARLVRAHAHIISYLKQEMPTIFCKESKKHNLIYQLPVIFTKIQQQHRVPAGDFPDCTRMQERLLGQDFSKFKTLKPSLMASLDKLLSNDIANLVPLLQQQELRKKSLHGVMDGEFLGTFRPEHYKRHPFKELKDDDSNGIDSNEWVVERYKPKYDEIFYNLSPNEGKLNGTKVKEWMTTLLLPNSVLAHIWRLSDIDGDGMLDNEEFALAVYLIEAKLEGHWLPRELPSHLVPPSKRPCTASDEE